From Centroberyx gerrardi isolate f3 chromosome 15, fCenGer3.hap1.cur.20231027, whole genome shotgun sequence:
tgaatcagTTATCAGAgtcggaggagacagaaagttgaattcaagtgtttttatgtTCTGAAGGAGTTTCCAACAGGAAGAGCCACATGAACACTTTATTCTGTCGATGATCGAGTCGCAGAAATCAGGATTTTAGCCGCCGCAGGAATCGGTCAAGTTGTGATGtcatcgctctttccaacatggctgaacagagcgcaGCGTCGCACGAGAACaagaaatttcatacaataaagccgaaaatgaaccacaggtacaaatttaaaagacgtggatattccttgataactaaagtgctgcgttcaggttcctgtggtgtttacattcagAATCCACTGAAACAGCAGACGAGTGCTCGCTAGCTAGGATTGCTAACGTCAGCCTAGAAGTGTTAGGGTTAATGAACATCCACACATACAGCAGACACTCGCCTCCGACCACAAAGCACCTGAACACGACCTGCTCAGATGCCGAGTCGTGACGTTTTCCCGACTCGGAGAACAGTGCGACCTGACAGACCTGAACGCAGAGCGAGTCGCACTGCGGTGAGAAGGATCTGAACGCTGCAGAGGAACGTCGGCCATGTTGGTGAAAAGGGTTtattaaaatgtctcattaaaatgttgtcatggaaacttAAAACCAGTTGATGGAACAGCTGTGCCCCCTGTGTGTTTCAGGCCTACGTGGTTCTGGGTCAGTTCCTGCTGCTGAAGAAAGACCCGGAGAtgttctctgattggctgaaggacgCCAGCGGGGCGAACACGCGGCAGGCCGGCTCCTGCGCTCAGTGTCTGAGGGAGTGGTGCGACGCCTTCCTGTGAGCCGGCTCCGCCCGCCGGGCCGGTCCGGTCCGGCTCCGCCCGCCGGTCCGGCTCCGCCCGCCGGTCCGGTCTAGGCCGATCCGGCTCCGCTCGCCGGTCCGGTCCAGGCCGATCCGGCTCCACCcgccggtccggtccggtccggtccggctGCAGAACGTCTCCGCTGAACTTCGGAGCGAAGCGGCCGACGAGTGCTTTGTGTTTTATAATCTCATTTGTAAAAGTCGTTTTATTGGAGAAAGTTTAAATAAAGGCATTGTGGTATAATGGTTTTGTGCCTTTTTgtctattttaatttttatttctcCAGGGAAAGTTCATCAGGTTTTTAGCAGACGCTcaaatgcctaaattgtaatTTCTGGTTAAAATAACCAGGATAAACCCACATCCTGAACAACAGCAGTTAGCCTGTCTGTAAACAGGTAGAGGGAAACACCAGATCCagact
This genomic window contains:
- the LOC139910559 gene encoding barrier-to-autointegration factor-like, with the translated sequence MSTTSQKHRDFVAEPMGDKAVTALSGIGDVLGRRLEEQGFDKAYVVLGQFLLLKKDPEMFSDWLKDASGANTRQAGSCAQCLREWCDAFL